The region CTTCAGGTCGACAGGAGAAGCAGCAGACTGGCTTCCGACATAGGTACCACACACGTCATCGCCACAAGACCGCAAGTAGGTCGCGAGATGCTGACCAGCGAACCCGTTGATGCCGGTGATCAGTGCTTTCACAATACGCCTTTACACCACTTTAGCTCGTTTTCTACTCGCTGCATGTCCGTGTCGACCATCAAGTGGACCAACTCTTCAAAGGTTGTCTTCGGCTTCCAACCGAGTTCTTCACAAGCTTTCGTAGCATCACCGCAGAGTGTATTCACGTCTGCCGGCCGATAAAACCGCTCATCAACGACAACGTACTTTTCCCAGTCGAGCCCGACGCGCTCGAAGGCAACCTGGCATAGTTCGCGGACGGTGTGCTTGATTCCGGTCGAAACAACATAATCGTCAGGCGTCTTGGCTTGCAGCATCAGCCACATCGCTTCGACATAATCCCCTGCAAATCCCCAGTCTCGCTCCGCATCGAGATTCCCCAGTCGCAGTTCTTCCTGAACTCCCTGAGCAATCCGAGCCGCCGCGTCGGTAACCTTACGAGTTACAAACTCTAATCCACGTAGCGGCGATTCATGGTTGAATAAAATGCCGCTGCAAGCGAAGAGGTTGTAGCTTTCGCGATAGTTAACCGTCATCCAGTGACCATACATTTTCGACACACCGTAAGGGCTGCGAGGCCAAAATGGCGTGTACTCGTCTTGTGGCTCTTCATAAACCTTCCCAAACATCTCACTACTAGATGCCTGGTAAAAACGAATGTTCGTATCGACCGTCCGAACCGCTTCCAGAATTCGCGTTACCCCCAGCGCAGTAACTTCGCCGGTTAGGATTGGCTGATCGAAGCTGGTC is a window of Bremerella sp. TYQ1 DNA encoding:
- the gmd gene encoding GDP-mannose 4,6-dehydratase — translated: MSRVALITGITGQDGAYLAKFLLAKGYTVHGMVRRGSTLPFERIADLTDKIELHQGDLLDQMALNRLLEHVQPTEVYNLAAQSFVPTSFDQPILTGEVTALGVTRILEAVRTVDTNIRFYQASSSEMFGKVYEEPQDEYTPFWPRSPYGVSKMYGHWMTVNYRESYNLFACSGILFNHESPLRGLEFVTRKVTDAAARIAQGVQEELRLGNLDAERDWGFAGDYVEAMWLMLQAKTPDDYVVSTGIKHTVRELCQVAFERVGLDWEKYVVVDERFYRPADVNTLCGDATKACEELGWKPKTTFEELVHLMVDTDMQRVENELKWCKGVL